In Triticum urartu cultivar G1812 chromosome 6, Tu2.1, whole genome shotgun sequence, the following proteins share a genomic window:
- the LOC125514923 gene encoding uncharacterized protein LOC125514923, which yields MTSPPPPPQVYLVDDVVTEILLRLPPYEPEHLFRAALVCKPWLRLICDPAFRRRYRAFHGAPPLLGLLHRTQVLSGDPAPRFASTTSMPDFPHPGSDGRPLDCRHGRVLIHMFHDQDADLLVWDPVTGDRHVVPEPDMDWMTYTAAVVCAAAGCDHLDCHGGPFRVVFLVTDDVRASVYSSVTGAWAAPVSLDDSCECYARHKRDEIAKTMYHTPYVQPRRVAAIGDAVYFTLSRATVIAKYDWGKNRLSLIDPPLPNTEVYNIRIALMVMEDNSLGLAGVQDFSLHLWSRKVKGAAKWVQCMVIDLEKIMPMAKPLKGNGASVVGFAEGLCVIFVRTEGGLFRIELKSGLVKKVDEPAVYFSVLPYMSFYTPDRGRLLSLARLTDA from the coding sequence ATgacgtcgccgccgccgccgccgcaggtCTACTTGGTCGACGACGTCGTCACAGAAAtcctcctccgcctcccgccGTACGAGCCGGAGCACCTCTTCCGCGCCGCCCTCGTCTGCAAGCCCTGGCTCCGCCTCATCTGCGACCCCGCCTTCCGCCGCCGGTACCGCGCGTTCCACGGTGCCCCTCCGCTGCTCGGCCTCCTCCACAGGACCCAAGTTCTGAGCGGAGACCCCGCCCCGCGCTTCGCCTCCACCACGTCGATGCCCGACTTCCCCCACCCTGGCTCCGACGGCCGCCCCCTCGACTGCCGCCACGGCCGGGTCCTCATCCACATGTTCCATGACCAGGATGCGGATCTCCTCGTCTGGGACCCCGTCACCGGCGACcgccacgtggtgcccgagccCGACATGGACTGGATGACCTACACTGCCGCGGTGGTCTGCGCTGCCGCCGGCTGCGACCACCTCGACTGCCACGGCGGCCCCTTCCGCGTGGTATTCCTGGTCACCGACGACGTCAGGGCGAGCGTGTACTCATCGGTGACAGGTGCGTGGGCTGCGCCAGTATCTCTGGACGATAGCTGTGAATGCTATGCCCGGCACAAGCGAGATGAAATCGCAAAAACAATGTACCACACACCCTATGTCCAGCCTAGGCGAGTAGCCGCTATTGGAGATGCAGTCTACTTCACACTTTCGCGGGCGACTGTCATTGCCAAGTATGATTGGGGCAAGAATCGCCTGTCTCTTATTGACCCACCACTGCCAAATACAGAGGTGTACAATATTCGCATTGCCCTCATGGTGATGGAGGACAATTCACTGGGGCTCGCTGGTGTTCAGGATTTCAGTCTGCATCTCTGGTCAAGGAAGGTGAAGGGAGCTGCAAAATGGGTACAGTGCATGGTCATTGACCTGGAGAAAATCATGCCCATGGCCAAACCCCTCAAAGGCAATGGAGCAAGTGTGGTTGGTTTCGCAGAGGGTCTGTGTGTAATCTTCGTCAGAACAGAGGGTGGCTTATTCAGGATCGAGCTCAAGTCCGGACTGGTGAAGAAGGTTGATGAACCTGCGGTATACTTTTCCGTCTTACCCTACATGAGCTTCTACACTCCTG